A part of Nocardioides plantarum genomic DNA contains:
- a CDS encoding glycosyltransferase, giving the protein MTSTPLARARATTVASVPSGHVYVRHLAPESGDGPVRLPDPPPLGVRRPPSQQWWPPAMLDEAWVDAHAHEIDVFHLHFGFDALDPARLDRIASALRRHGVPLVYTVHDLRNPHHTDRTAHDAQLDVLVAAADALVTLTPGAAAEIERRWGRTARVVPHPHVVPLAAMRAARTARDVRSRARTDQPFRVGLHLKSLRASMAPELVLPTLVETVADLPGAVLQVNAHRDVLGSDGPRHDADLARLVRGYADAGRLELRVHDYLSDDDLHAYLGGLDLSVLPYRFGTHSGWLEACRDLGTTVVAPSCGYFAEQGPVLGYRLDEDGYDPETLAAAVRRGHAERPDWGASVAQRRRQRADVAAAHDDLYRRLVEEAR; this is encoded by the coding sequence GTGACCTCGACCCCTCTCGCGCGCGCCCGCGCGACCACCGTCGCCTCGGTGCCCTCGGGCCACGTCTACGTGCGCCACCTGGCGCCCGAGTCCGGCGACGGGCCGGTGCGCCTGCCGGACCCGCCGCCCCTCGGCGTACGCCGCCCCCCGAGCCAGCAGTGGTGGCCGCCGGCCATGCTCGACGAGGCCTGGGTCGACGCCCACGCGCACGAGATCGACGTGTTCCACCTGCACTTCGGCTTCGACGCCCTCGACCCCGCGCGCCTGGACCGGATCGCCTCCGCTCTGCGCCGCCACGGCGTGCCGCTCGTCTACACCGTGCACGACCTGCGCAACCCCCACCACACGGACCGCACCGCCCACGACGCCCAGCTCGACGTCCTGGTCGCGGCGGCCGACGCGCTCGTCACGCTCACCCCCGGCGCCGCGGCCGAGATCGAGCGCCGCTGGGGCCGCACGGCCCGAGTGGTGCCGCACCCCCACGTCGTCCCCCTGGCGGCGATGCGTGCCGCCCGCACGGCCCGGGACGTGCGCAGCCGGGCCCGCACGGACCAGCCGTTCCGGGTGGGCCTGCACCTCAAGAGCCTGCGTGCCTCGATGGCTCCGGAGCTGGTCCTGCCGACGCTCGTCGAGACGGTCGCCGACCTGCCCGGCGCCGTGCTGCAGGTCAACGCCCACCGCGACGTCCTGGGGAGCGACGGTCCCCGGCACGACGCCGACCTCGCCCGGCTGGTCCGCGGGTACGCCGACGCCGGCCGGCTCGAGCTGCGCGTGCACGACTACCTGTCCGACGACGACCTGCACGCCTACCTGGGCGGTCTCGACCTGTCGGTGCTGCCCTACCGCTTCGGCACCCACTCGGGCTGGCTGGAGGCCTGCCGCGACCTCGGCACCACGGTCGTGGCCCCGAGCTGCGGCTACTTCGCCGAGCAGGGCCCGGTGCTGGGCTACCGGCTCGACGAGGACGGCTACGACCCCGAGACCCTCGCCGCCGCCGTACGACGCGGACACGCGGAGCGGCCCGACTGGGGCGCTAGCGTGGCCCAGCGGCGTCGTCAGCGCGCCGACGTCGCAGCCGCGCACGACGACCTCTACCGCCGGCTCGTCGAGGAGGCACGGTGA
- a CDS encoding ATP-binding SpoIIE family protein phosphatase: MTDDIDDFTAALQDLVLPASVPVLPGIDLAARFSVPAAPGEATGAWFDVVVLRQGRVALTMGQVPGSGLAVVASAAAVSAVLRAGLLDQEDVEAALRLADAYARASTDVRGTSAVVVVLDPTGGRLCYGTAGHSAPLMAVSAGPTHRLPRTGTGPLGSAARIVSAELAMTPGALLVLDSTTEADGTATAMADVLDRSRVEGDVSATCEKFTRLAEVDVVRGPLAVVLAEARAADVADLDLEVPLGEGATLRARRALEAWLGSLGVVAMDRLSLSHATTELVANAVEHAYAHHDEPTAAVRVTGRQDDTGEVVVEVIDHGQWRIPSDDVTRGRGLAMASGLVDDLTVSSDADGTRARLRHRVSRSVPVDRVPLTSDLPFAEPLAVTHTALGSLRLSGVVGHDDLDEITYALLLASRGRTQPVDLDLTEVSDISTGGLRVLDELVRTSADESAARAPVVLHVRRGSTPQAALERAGIDHRAS, from the coding sequence GTGACCGACGACATCGACGACTTCACCGCGGCCTTGCAGGACCTCGTCCTGCCCGCGAGCGTTCCGGTGCTGCCCGGGATCGACCTCGCCGCCCGCTTCTCGGTGCCGGCGGCACCGGGTGAGGCCACCGGCGCCTGGTTCGACGTGGTCGTCCTGCGACAGGGTCGCGTCGCGCTGACGATGGGCCAGGTCCCCGGCAGCGGGCTCGCCGTCGTCGCCTCCGCCGCGGCCGTCAGCGCCGTGCTGCGGGCCGGCCTGCTCGACCAGGAGGACGTCGAGGCCGCGCTCCGGCTCGCCGACGCCTACGCCCGCGCCTCCACCGACGTGCGCGGCACCTCGGCCGTCGTGGTCGTCCTCGACCCCACGGGCGGGCGCCTGTGCTACGGCACGGCCGGACACTCGGCCCCGCTCATGGCGGTCTCCGCCGGCCCCACCCACCGACTCCCGCGCACCGGCACCGGCCCCCTCGGATCGGCGGCCCGGATCGTCTCCGCCGAGCTCGCCATGACCCCGGGTGCCCTGCTCGTGCTCGACTCCACCACCGAGGCCGACGGGACGGCCACCGCGATGGCCGACGTCCTCGACCGCAGCCGGGTGGAGGGCGACGTGTCGGCCACCTGCGAGAAGTTCACCCGGCTCGCCGAGGTCGACGTCGTACGCGGCCCGCTGGCCGTCGTGCTGGCCGAGGCGCGGGCCGCCGACGTGGCCGACCTCGATCTCGAGGTGCCCCTCGGTGAGGGCGCCACCCTGCGCGCCCGGCGTGCCCTCGAGGCCTGGCTCGGCTCGCTCGGCGTCGTGGCGATGGACCGGCTCTCGCTGTCCCACGCGACCACCGAGCTGGTCGCCAACGCCGTGGAGCACGCCTACGCCCACCACGACGAGCCGACCGCAGCGGTCCGGGTGACCGGTCGGCAGGACGACACCGGCGAGGTGGTGGTCGAGGTGATCGACCACGGCCAGTGGCGCATCCCCAGCGACGACGTCACCCGGGGCCGCGGCCTCGCGATGGCGTCCGGGCTCGTCGACGACCTGACCGTCTCCAGCGACGCCGACGGCACCCGTGCCCGGCTGCGGCACCGCGTGTCCCGGTCGGTCCCGGTCGACCGGGTGCCGTTGACCTCGGACCTGCCCTTCGCGGAGCCCCTCGCGGTCACCCACACGGCCCTGGGCTCGCTGCGCCTGAGCGGCGTCGTCGGACACGACGACCTCGACGAGATCACCTACGCGCTGCTCCTGGCCTCACGCGGACGCACCCAGCCCGTCGACCTCGACCTCACCGAGGTCTCCGACATCTCCACCGGCGGGCTGCGGGTGCTCGACGAGCTGGTCCGCACCTCGGCGGACGAGAGCGCTGCTCGCGCCCCCGTCGTCCTGCACGTACGCCGCGGGTCGACACCCCAGGCCGCGCTCGAGCGGGCGGGGATCGACCACCGTGCCTCCTGA
- a CDS encoding response regulator transcription factor yields the protein MPPEPVTRAAAPVRIALAPDAPIVAAGLAAIVAGELDIALVELPTEGAGFAEVDLVLYDPVHEVPESLRGVAAWNRPPLVAFSWSVRADTVTRARAQGAIALLSKDLEPWRLLRALRAVHRGDLAGFTVTVDDDLPARRRSRRPDGLTARELEMLELITRGLSNEEIASSLYLSINSVKTYIRTAYRKIGVNRRPQAVLWGVHHGFGADASVGARR from the coding sequence GTGCCTCCTGAGCCCGTGACCCGCGCAGCGGCGCCGGTGCGGATCGCCCTGGCCCCGGATGCCCCGATCGTGGCCGCGGGCCTGGCCGCCATCGTCGCCGGCGAGCTCGACATCGCCCTCGTCGAGCTGCCGACCGAGGGCGCCGGGTTCGCCGAGGTCGACCTGGTCCTCTACGACCCCGTCCACGAGGTGCCCGAGTCCCTGCGCGGCGTCGCCGCCTGGAACCGCCCGCCCCTCGTCGCGTTCTCGTGGTCGGTGCGGGCCGACACCGTCACCCGGGCGCGCGCCCAGGGGGCGATCGCGCTGCTCAGCAAGGACCTCGAGCCCTGGCGGCTGCTCCGGGCCCTGCGTGCCGTGCACCGCGGCGACCTCGCCGGCTTCACGGTGACCGTCGACGACGACCTGCCGGCGCGGCGCCGCAGCCGGCGCCCCGACGGCCTCACCGCACGCGAGCTCGAGATGCTCGAGCTGATCACCCGAGGACTCAGCAACGAGGAGATCGCGAGCAGCCTCTACCTCAGCATCAACTCGGTGAAGACCTACATCCGCACGGCCTACCGCAAGATCGGGGTCAACCGTCGCCCCCAGGCCGTGCTGTGGGGCGTCCACCACGGCTTCGGCGCCGACGCGTCGGTCGGCGCCCGGCGCTGA
- a CDS encoding phytoene desaturase family protein: MTKHDAVVVGGGPNGLVAANHLADAGWSVLLLEAQDEVGGGVASDRELHPDFVHDTFSAFYPLSAASVALTSLELERHGLRWSHAPAVLGHPLPDGRWAMLHRDREVTARLMDDQHRGDGQAWLDLCGTWDRIGDPLVAGLTGPFPPVRAGVRVLAALRGAGGLDLVRTLLTPASSLGRHRFGGDAAGLLVSGNAGHADIPVGAPGSGLFGLLLTMLGQTVGFPVPVGGAGELAAALRRRFEAAGGEVVTGATVTSVVVEHGRASGVRTQQGDRHDARHAVVADVSALHLFGADGWEGLLPEPHVPARIRRGMRSFELDPGTVKVDWALSGPVPWASPPPYAAGTVHVADSVDEIALSLAQVAAHAIPAEPFLLTGQMTTSDPTRSPAGTESFWAYTHVPQSDAPVTDAGDGSVRGVWDRDDCERFADRMQARIERLAPGFGSRVISRRVLGPRELEARNANLVGGSLNGGTAQLHQELVLRPVAAMWGRPETGVPGLYLGSASAHPGGGVHGAPGHNAARAAQLHRRARLRR, from the coding sequence ATGACGAAGCACGACGCGGTGGTGGTCGGCGGCGGGCCCAACGGGCTCGTCGCCGCCAACCACCTCGCCGACGCCGGCTGGTCGGTGCTGCTCCTCGAGGCCCAGGACGAGGTCGGCGGGGGTGTGGCCAGCGACCGCGAGCTGCACCCCGACTTCGTGCACGACACGTTCAGCGCGTTCTACCCGCTGTCGGCGGCCTCGGTGGCGCTGACGTCGCTGGAGCTCGAGAGGCACGGGCTGCGGTGGTCGCACGCCCCGGCGGTCCTGGGCCACCCGCTGCCCGACGGCCGGTGGGCGATGCTGCACCGCGACCGCGAGGTGACGGCTCGGCTGATGGACGACCAGCACCGTGGCGACGGCCAGGCCTGGCTCGACCTGTGCGGCACCTGGGACCGGATCGGCGACCCCCTGGTCGCCGGTCTCACCGGGCCCTTCCCGCCGGTCCGGGCCGGGGTCCGCGTGCTCGCAGCCCTGCGCGGCGCCGGCGGGCTCGACCTGGTCCGGACCCTGCTCACCCCTGCCAGCTCGCTGGGGCGGCACCGCTTCGGCGGGGACGCCGCCGGCCTGCTCGTCAGCGGCAACGCCGGGCACGCCGACATCCCGGTCGGCGCACCGGGATCGGGACTGTTCGGCCTGCTGCTCACGATGCTCGGCCAGACCGTCGGCTTCCCGGTGCCGGTCGGCGGTGCCGGCGAGCTCGCCGCGGCGCTGCGCCGCCGCTTCGAGGCCGCCGGCGGCGAGGTCGTCACCGGCGCGACGGTCACCTCGGTGGTCGTGGAGCACGGTCGCGCCAGCGGCGTGCGCACGCAGCAGGGGGATCGCCACGACGCCCGCCACGCGGTCGTCGCCGACGTCTCGGCCCTGCACCTGTTCGGCGCCGACGGGTGGGAGGGGCTGCTCCCCGAGCCGCACGTGCCGGCCCGCATCCGCCGCGGGATGAGGTCCTTCGAGCTCGATCCCGGCACCGTCAAGGTCGACTGGGCACTGTCCGGGCCGGTCCCGTGGGCCAGCCCCCCGCCGTACGCCGCCGGCACGGTGCACGTCGCCGACTCGGTCGACGAGATAGCCCTGTCCCTGGCGCAGGTCGCCGCCCACGCGATCCCCGCGGAGCCGTTCCTGCTGACCGGCCAGATGACGACCAGCGACCCGACGCGGTCACCGGCCGGCACCGAGTCGTTCTGGGCCTACACCCACGTGCCGCAGTCGGATGCTCCCGTGACCGACGCCGGCGACGGCTCGGTGCGCGGGGTCTGGGACCGCGACGACTGCGAGCGGTTCGCCGATCGCATGCAGGCCCGCATCGAACGCCTCGCCCCGGGGTTCGGCTCCCGTGTCATCTCCCGCCGGGTCCTCGGGCCCCGCGAGCTCGAGGCCCGCAACGCCAACCTGGTCGGCGGCTCCCTCAACGGGGGCACGGCCCAGCTCCACCAGGAGCTGGTGCTGCGTCCGGTCGCCGCGATGTGGGGGCGCCCCGAGACGGGGGTGCCCGGGCTCTACCTGGGCTCGGCCTCGGCCCACCCGGGCGGCGGGGTCCACGGTGCCCCCGGGCACAACGCCGCCCGCGCTGCCCAGCTGCACCGGCGGGCTCGCCTGCGCCGGTGA
- a CDS encoding SRPBCC family protein: protein MSTKNRVIQATPAQVWDVLSDGWLYPVWVVGASRMRDVEEHWPSEGAKLHHSVGVWPALIDDDTEVLESSPPALLRLRARGWPAGEAEVVLRIQASGEGSEVSITEDVVAGPGLAMPKPLRDLQIGLRNTETLQRLAYIAENRRQAP from the coding sequence ATGAGCACCAAGAACCGCGTGATCCAGGCGACCCCCGCCCAGGTGTGGGACGTGCTGTCCGACGGCTGGCTCTACCCCGTGTGGGTGGTGGGCGCGTCCCGGATGCGTGACGTCGAGGAGCACTGGCCCTCGGAGGGGGCCAAGTTGCACCACTCGGTGGGGGTGTGGCCCGCCCTGATCGACGACGACACCGAGGTGCTCGAGTCGAGCCCGCCCGCCCTGCTACGGCTCCGGGCACGGGGGTGGCCGGCGGGTGAGGCCGAGGTGGTGCTGCGCATCCAGGCCAGCGGCGAGGGCTCCGAGGTGTCCATCACCGAGGACGTCGTCGCCGGCCCCGGGCTCGCCATGCCCAAGCCGCTGCGCGACCTGCAGATCGGCCTGCGCAACACCGAGACCCTGCAGCGCCTGGCCTACATCGCGGAGAACCGGCGCCAGGCGCCGTGA
- a CDS encoding STAS domain-containing protein encodes MENASFAATYDGTRQALIVTGELDEETSLELRDAIETHTGSYARPLAVDLSAVDYLPSAAVGVLAQALQKSGTGEHPLELVAADGTIAQRVLQVCALPHRAG; translated from the coding sequence GTGGAGAACGCATCCTTCGCCGCGACGTACGACGGCACCCGGCAGGCACTGATCGTGACCGGCGAGCTCGACGAGGAGACCTCGCTGGAGCTGCGGGACGCCATCGAGACGCACACCGGGTCCTACGCGCGACCGCTCGCCGTAGACCTCAGCGCGGTCGACTACCTGCCGAGCGCCGCCGTGGGCGTGCTCGCCCAGGCCCTGCAGAAGAGCGGCACGGGCGAGCACCCCCTCGAGCTGGTCGCCGCCGACGGCACCATCGCCCAGCGGGTGCTGCAGGTCTGCGCCCTCCCCCACCGCGCCGGCTGA
- a CDS encoding SpoIIE family protein phosphatase, translated as MSAGLQAETVRRQAPAAVLMVDLTTRQVVHVNGVATELAPGVTLPVHLDEWSDAASLRDLDGAELSETSHPLSRVARDEPVLGQAVSAARRSALGERREPLWVVALPLVDAPVLHDHALVVLIPLVEAAIDSLPSDLAAVADDAVGLAAAGLEASDLGGDLRDRALGATALAFTVADALDPEQPLLWVNSAFTATTGYGRDEVLGRNCRFLQGPETDPVSRGHLRDAIDRGVSASITLLNYRKDGSEFWNQVDLSPVRDAEGRVAHFVGIQTDVTVRVEAELEARRALAAEQEARADAEATRTRLSFLVEAVNRLSGTLDVAECADRLLGLVVPYLADWALLVHDDLSGAPASTVKGRHRDQRRQGEVDALAAVLPRALLDGGVADVLLGESQVRIIGGLDSTDSLEERAGYLSDLSVTDLTRALGGREALLVALPGRSTNRDVLILVRTGERKAFDDTDTTTALDLGRRAGLILDNAALYQAQARIAEVLQRSLLPELQPVAGVDAAARYQANERGAEVGGDFYELLDLGEAGLAIAVGDVTGHDILAAAAMGHLKGLLRAAAHERHQRPAAVLEHVDHLMLGLGMPTLATAVFAHVAPLADGWRLTWSSAGHPPLIVRDADGSVTALDVHHNDQLLGLAETARTQHSVDLGRGATVLAYTDGLMERRGEIFDVGLGRLVDLVTSGPDDAEELCDHLIAGTADGPRDDDTALLVVRLP; from the coding sequence ATGTCAGCAGGTCTGCAGGCCGAGACCGTACGTCGCCAGGCACCGGCTGCGGTGCTGATGGTCGACCTGACGACTCGTCAGGTCGTGCACGTCAACGGTGTGGCGACCGAGCTCGCTCCCGGGGTGACCCTCCCGGTCCACCTCGACGAGTGGTCGGACGCGGCGTCCCTGCGTGACCTCGACGGCGCCGAGCTGTCCGAGACCTCACACCCCCTGTCGCGGGTGGCCCGCGACGAGCCGGTGCTGGGCCAGGCGGTCTCGGCCGCACGTCGCAGCGCCCTGGGCGAGCGGCGCGAGCCGCTGTGGGTCGTCGCCCTCCCTCTCGTCGACGCCCCGGTGCTCCACGACCACGCGCTGGTGGTGCTGATCCCGCTGGTCGAGGCCGCCATCGACTCCCTCCCCTCCGACCTGGCGGCGGTGGCCGACGACGCGGTCGGTCTCGCGGCCGCCGGCCTGGAGGCCAGCGACCTGGGTGGCGACCTGCGCGACCGGGCCCTCGGCGCGACCGCCCTGGCGTTCACCGTCGCCGACGCCCTCGACCCCGAGCAGCCCCTGCTGTGGGTCAACTCGGCCTTCACCGCCACCACCGGCTACGGGCGCGACGAGGTGCTCGGCCGCAACTGCCGCTTCCTGCAGGGACCCGAGACCGATCCGGTCAGCCGCGGCCATCTGCGTGACGCCATCGACCGCGGGGTGTCGGCGTCCATCACGCTGCTCAACTACCGCAAGGACGGCTCGGAGTTCTGGAACCAGGTCGACCTCAGCCCGGTGCGCGACGCCGAGGGCCGGGTCGCCCACTTCGTCGGCATCCAGACCGACGTGACCGTGCGGGTCGAGGCCGAGCTCGAGGCACGCCGCGCGCTGGCCGCCGAGCAGGAGGCCCGCGCCGACGCCGAGGCGACCCGGACCCGGCTCTCCTTCCTGGTCGAGGCGGTCAACCGGCTCAGCGGCACCCTCGACGTCGCCGAGTGCGCCGACCGGCTGCTCGGGCTCGTCGTCCCCTACCTGGCCGACTGGGCCCTGCTGGTCCACGACGACCTCAGCGGGGCGCCGGCCTCGACGGTGAAGGGCCGGCACCGCGACCAGCGCCGTCAGGGCGAGGTCGACGCCCTCGCCGCCGTCCTGCCGCGGGCGCTGCTCGACGGCGGGGTGGCCGACGTCCTGCTGGGTGAGAGCCAGGTGCGGATCATCGGCGGCCTCGACTCGACCGACAGCCTCGAGGAGCGGGCGGGCTACCTGAGCGACCTGTCCGTCACCGACCTCACCCGTGCGCTCGGCGGACGGGAGGCCCTCCTCGTCGCCCTGCCCGGTCGCTCGACCAACCGTGACGTGCTGATCCTGGTGCGCACCGGCGAGCGCAAGGCCTTCGACGACACCGACACGACGACCGCCCTCGACCTGGGTCGTCGGGCCGGGCTGATCCTCGACAACGCCGCGCTCTACCAGGCCCAGGCACGGATCGCCGAGGTGCTGCAGCGCAGCCTGCTGCCCGAGCTCCAGCCGGTCGCCGGTGTCGACGCGGCCGCGCGCTACCAGGCCAACGAGCGGGGGGCCGAGGTCGGCGGCGACTTCTACGAGCTCCTCGACCTGGGCGAGGCCGGGCTGGCGATCGCCGTCGGCGACGTCACCGGCCACGACATCCTCGCCGCGGCGGCCATGGGCCACCTCAAGGGTCTGCTGCGGGCGGCCGCCCACGAGCGTCACCAGCGCCCGGCGGCCGTCCTCGAGCACGTCGACCACCTGATGCTGGGGCTGGGCATGCCCACGCTGGCCACCGCCGTCTTCGCCCACGTCGCCCCGCTCGCCGACGGGTGGCGCCTGACCTGGAGCAGCGCCGGACACCCCCCGCTCATCGTGCGTGACGCCGACGGGTCGGTCACCGCGCTCGACGTCCACCACAACGACCAGCTCCTCGGGCTCGCCGAGACCGCGCGCACCCAGCACTCGGTCGACCTCGGCCGCGGCGCCACCGTGCTCGCCTACACCGACGGCCTGATGGAGCGACGTGGCGAGATCTTCGACGTCGGCCTGGGCCGGCTGGTCGACCTGGTCACCAGCGGACCCGACGACGCCGAGGAGCTGTGCGACCACCTGATCGCCGGCACGGCCGACGGCCCCCGCGACGACGACACCGCCCTGCTCGTGGTGCGGCTGCCGTAG
- a CDS encoding catalase, translating to MTPPKPADVARKAKDAVEGAVDKTIDKAHELVDPLAPGVPGPEAPSLEEPTEPREPLPPKPDQGTPLPATPTGEPLAAEPTDFAQRGAFLTTSSGTRLADTDHSLKAGPRGPTLLQDHHLREKMTHFDHERIPERVVHARGAAAHGTFVGYGTATPVSHAGLFAEGKETDVFVRFSTVLGSKGSADTVRDTRGFATKFYTDEGTWDLVGNNIPVFFIQDGIKFPDVIHAAKPHPDREIPQAQSAHDTFWDFVSLHTEAQHHTIWNMSDRGIPRSYRTMEGFGVHTFRLTNAEGATSLVKFHWKPVLGVHSLVWEEAQLLNGIDPDFHRRDLADAIEAGAFPQWELGIQVFEDNPEQTFDGIDLLDSTKLVPEELAPVQPIGRLTLDRNVTNYFAETEQVAFHLGHQVPGIDVTDDPLLQARLFSYVDTQLSRLGGPNYNQLPINRPHAPVNDQLRDGHGQQAVHGGVAPYKPNSMDGGCPFFAGAEDRGFIDSPVRVAEGSKVRANPASYDDHFSQARQFWLSMSPVEKDHIISAYTFELSKVYEQTIKERQLLSLANIDPVLCQEVATGLGLPAPEASLELVDLPPSPVLSQVGGEWPADGRMVGIVVDVEDPSSLEGLRSLRQAVDAAGMVPLVVAVRGGEIDGQPVQRTFAAGRSVELDALLLAGCPAPGPDALVARDVKAGGTGAPGLDPRVALLVQECFRHVKVIGAWGAGSDAVVAAGVDADAAGIVTGDGPEDVLAGVQALMAGHRVWERFATSPAVTGSPA from the coding sequence ATGACCCCGCCCAAGCCCGCCGACGTCGCCCGCAAGGCCAAGGACGCCGTCGAAGGCGCCGTCGACAAGACCATCGACAAGGCGCACGAGCTGGTCGACCCGCTCGCGCCCGGCGTACCCGGCCCCGAGGCACCGTCGCTGGAGGAGCCCACCGAGCCGCGCGAGCCACTGCCGCCCAAGCCCGACCAGGGCACGCCCCTGCCGGCCACCCCGACCGGCGAGCCCCTGGCCGCCGAGCCGACCGACTTCGCGCAGCGCGGCGCGTTCCTGACCACCTCGTCGGGCACCCGGCTCGCCGACACCGACCACTCGCTCAAGGCCGGGCCCCGCGGTCCGACGCTGCTGCAGGACCACCACCTGCGCGAGAAGATGACCCACTTCGACCACGAGCGCATCCCCGAGCGGGTCGTGCACGCCCGCGGCGCCGCGGCCCACGGCACGTTCGTCGGCTACGGCACCGCGACGCCCGTCTCGCACGCCGGGCTGTTCGCCGAGGGCAAGGAGACCGACGTCTTCGTGCGGTTCTCGACCGTGCTGGGCTCCAAGGGATCGGCCGACACGGTCCGCGACACCCGCGGCTTCGCGACGAAGTTCTACACCGACGAGGGCACCTGGGACCTGGTGGGCAACAACATCCCGGTCTTCTTCATCCAGGACGGCATCAAGTTCCCCGACGTCATCCACGCCGCCAAGCCGCACCCCGACCGGGAGATCCCGCAGGCCCAGAGCGCCCACGACACCTTCTGGGACTTCGTGTCGCTGCACACCGAGGCCCAGCACCACACGATCTGGAACATGTCCGACCGGGGCATCCCGCGCTCCTACCGCACCATGGAGGGCTTCGGCGTCCACACCTTCCGGCTCACCAACGCCGAAGGCGCCACGTCGCTGGTCAAGTTCCACTGGAAGCCCGTGCTCGGCGTCCACTCGCTGGTGTGGGAGGAGGCCCAGCTGCTCAACGGCATCGACCCCGACTTCCACCGTCGCGACCTCGCCGACGCCATCGAGGCGGGTGCGTTCCCCCAGTGGGAGCTGGGGATCCAGGTCTTCGAGGACAACCCGGAGCAGACCTTCGACGGCATCGACCTCCTCGACTCGACCAAGCTCGTCCCCGAGGAGCTCGCTCCCGTGCAGCCCATCGGGCGGCTGACGCTCGACCGCAACGTGACCAACTACTTCGCCGAGACCGAGCAGGTCGCCTTCCACCTCGGCCACCAGGTGCCCGGCATCGACGTCACCGACGACCCGCTCCTGCAGGCCCGTCTCTTCTCGTACGTCGACACGCAGCTCAGCCGGCTCGGCGGCCCCAACTACAACCAGCTGCCGATCAACCGGCCGCACGCGCCGGTCAACGACCAGCTGCGCGACGGACACGGCCAGCAGGCCGTGCACGGCGGCGTGGCGCCGTACAAGCCCAACTCGATGGACGGCGGCTGCCCGTTCTTCGCCGGCGCCGAGGACCGCGGGTTCATCGACAGCCCGGTGCGCGTCGCCGAGGGCAGCAAGGTCCGTGCCAACCCGGCGTCGTACGACGACCACTTCAGCCAGGCCCGGCAGTTCTGGCTGAGCATGAGCCCGGTCGAGAAGGACCACATCATCAGCGCCTACACGTTCGAGCTGAGCAAGGTCTACGAGCAGACGATCAAGGAGCGGCAGCTGCTCTCGCTGGCCAACATCGACCCGGTGCTGTGCCAGGAGGTCGCGACCGGTCTCGGCCTGCCCGCACCCGAGGCGAGTCTCGAGCTCGTCGACCTGCCGCCCAGCCCCGTGCTGTCGCAGGTCGGTGGCGAGTGGCCCGCCGACGGGCGGATGGTCGGCATCGTCGTCGACGTCGAGGACCCGAGCAGCCTCGAGGGCCTGCGCTCGTTGCGCCAGGCGGTGGACGCTGCGGGCATGGTGCCGCTCGTGGTCGCCGTACGCGGGGGCGAGATCGACGGCCAGCCCGTGCAGCGGACCTTCGCCGCCGGCCGCTCGGTCGAGCTCGACGCGCTGCTCCTCGCCGGGTGCCCGGCCCCCGGGCCGGACGCCCTCGTGGCCCGCGACGTCAAGGCCGGCGGCACCGGTGCGCCCGGGCTCGACCCGCGGGTCGCGCTCCTGGTGCAGGAGTGCTTCCGCCACGTGAAGGTCATCGGTGCCTGGGGTGCCGGGTCCGACGCGGTCGTCGCGGCCGGCGTCGACGCCGACGCGGCCGGCATCGTCACCGGTGACGGACCCGAGGACGTGCTGGCCGGGGTCCAGGCCCTGATGGCCGGTCACCGGGTCTGGGAGCGGTTCGCGACGTCGCCCGCCGTGACAGGCTCACCCGCATGA